One Synechococcus sp. MU1617 genomic region harbors:
- a CDS encoding DUF2834 domain-containing protein has product MRKALPWIYLLLAVLGAILPWKANLEFIAEGGGQAFDLARFIADSNSTAASRSLSADLLVGASAVTLWICVEGPRQKIKGWWLAIPLSFGVAFACAAPFFLFLRERQLQAQESESTS; this is encoded by the coding sequence ATGCGTAAAGCCCTGCCTTGGATCTATCTGCTTCTGGCTGTGTTGGGAGCGATCCTGCCCTGGAAAGCCAACCTGGAGTTCATCGCTGAAGGGGGTGGACAGGCCTTTGATTTGGCGCGATTTATCGCCGATTCCAACAGCACAGCCGCCTCACGCTCCTTGAGCGCTGACCTGCTGGTGGGAGCCAGTGCCGTCACGCTATGGATCTGTGTGGAAGGCCCACGTCAAAAGATCAAAGGCTGGTGGCTGGCCATCCCCTTAAGTTTTGGCGTGGCCTTTGCCTGTGCTGCTCCGTTTTTCTTATTCCTGCGGGAACGACAGCTGCAGGCTCAAGAATCGGAATCCACGTCGTGA
- a CDS encoding YihY/virulence factor BrkB family protein, with the protein MPRRSLLRRLSGQIWQACQRWNNAECVDLSAAFAYFVLQSFFPLLLIALSVAARVFGKTDSVDNVLASVTQVLPPSAISLVDSTLRGLVDQGFGAGILGVVVLLLTASNAYLTLQRGADRLWSEILPEPLIGLSWWQQVVQFCRTRIEAFLTVFAISVLIVFQQLVLSVGQLPEEILGILDGVVPGLMGFVRSSPILPLGRILVPALILSLMAWLLQVVLPSRRVPSIPLIPGSLLIGFGLAFLNKILSLSIVSLGNRYQAYGVIGSVLVLTLWVWLVGVILYFGQCLSVELVAVRLAKPRLGEPNSVTP; encoded by the coding sequence GTGCCAAGACGTTCGCTTCTTCGACGCTTAAGTGGGCAGATATGGCAGGCCTGCCAGCGTTGGAATAACGCTGAATGTGTTGATTTAAGTGCTGCGTTTGCTTATTTCGTTCTTCAGTCGTTCTTCCCGCTGCTTTTAATCGCGTTGTCTGTCGCTGCACGGGTGTTTGGCAAAACGGACAGTGTGGATAATGTTCTGGCCTCCGTGACGCAGGTCTTGCCGCCATCAGCAATCAGCCTGGTTGATTCAACTTTGCGTGGCTTGGTCGATCAAGGCTTCGGGGCTGGAATTCTCGGTGTTGTTGTTTTACTCCTCACAGCTAGTAATGCCTATTTAACGCTCCAGCGTGGAGCTGATCGGTTGTGGTCCGAGATTCTGCCGGAACCATTAATTGGTTTGTCTTGGTGGCAACAAGTTGTGCAGTTTTGTAGAACGCGTATTGAGGCTTTTCTGACTGTTTTTGCGATATCTGTTTTGATTGTTTTTCAACAGTTGGTGCTTAGCGTCGGGCAGCTTCCAGAAGAGATTCTTGGCATTTTGGATGGGGTTGTTCCTGGCTTGATGGGATTTGTGCGCTCCAGTCCAATTCTTCCCCTCGGGCGGATTCTTGTGCCAGCCTTGATCTTGTCCTTGATGGCCTGGCTGCTTCAGGTGGTGTTGCCCAGTCGTCGTGTTCCTTCGATCCCTCTCATCCCTGGCTCCTTGTTGATTGGATTTGGTCTGGCTTTTCTCAATAAAATTTTGAGTTTGAGTATTGTTTCCCTCGGTAATCGCTATCAGGCCTATGGCGTAATTGGCAGTGTTTTGGTTTTGACGCTTTGGGTCTGGTTGGTGGGTGTAATTCTTTATTTTGGCCAGTGTTTAAGTGTGGAATTGGTTGCAGTTCGTCTTGCCAAACCTCGGCTCGGGGAACCGAACAGTGTGACGCCTTGA